Genomic DNA from Mauremys mutica isolate MM-2020 ecotype Southern chromosome 13, ASM2049712v1, whole genome shotgun sequence:
AAAATATAATATATGCATTAGGAAACTGAATACATAAAAGAATGTGCATTGACAGCAGCTTGATATTTTCAGTCATGCATAATTTTagattttacagttaaaatcaGTACAAAATAGTCAAGCCTTGAATTTTTTTCTCCCCCCAGGGAAAAATTTTGAAAGATGTtaactgttaaaaaaaacacctAACTTTAAGAGGTAGTATATAAAAGGCAAATATATGTATCATCTTTAAAAATATACTGAACCTAGTACCATTTTATATATAAAGTTAACTAACCATTTATTTCAACAGTTGATTATCCTGGAatagtgatttttaaaatatttattaataatttgtcGAGTGGCATGATGCAGATAGAAGATATTTAGAAAGTCTCTCTTATGGTAATTGCAGTGTTATGCAATTACATATTGTGCAGTCTGTCATTTTAATTACAAAAACTTTTGTTAATCCTTCATGGTGGAAATTCATGAGCACTTACACACTATATgccctttttaaaatttccttaaGTTCTTAACACCAGTATATATACCCAAAATGCATATGCTATGagtaaaaaacattcaaaattagGTAATGGACAGAAGTTTAGCAGCATACTACCTTGAAGTGTTTCTGTTTAAGCAATAAATTAATATCTTGTAACTTGTTTTCAGGTGCCAGGCTCATGTGTAAGTTAATAGCTTATCTTACATCCAAGCCGCAACACTACTAATGTACCATATTAGATCCACaaaacagttccactgaagtGTTATACCTCTacacgaaaaaaaaaaaaaaggtggggtaCTAGTTTATCTTCATCTGTATCTGTGGATCTCATTCTCTTCTCTTAATCCAAGTGCATTTTACCACTTTGATTACTTGCAATACATTCAAGTAAATAAAAAGGCATGTGAACGCACACTATCATGATACAGGAAAGAAGTCCCATTGCTGAAGGAATAAAAACCAAACCCAGTTTTAAAGTAAGACACATGCCCTAAATAAACAGCAGCAGCATGGgtaaaaaataagtttaaaaaaaaatccatttttaaatttacatttactcctgggggaattctgcactttTGTCCCCAGCAGATTCTAACAGGgaggcaaagggaagctgcaattACACCTTTCACTCACCAGGTGGCACCAGGAGAGGGCAGCAGGCTCACAGGCTAGAGCAGCCAGCCATGGAGAGGGAAACTGCCTTCCTCACAGGCTCCTGCTGGCAGGGCCACATGAAGAGGCATGGGAtatggggagagggagtggatGGTCAGAGCAGGGtacaggagctagtggggtgaccgCACTGTGCCAGGGGCTGAATGGAAGTGGGGATGTAGGGCCCCacggagatggggggtggggatggtggctgagcaggggtgcagggacacatggaaaCGGGAGCAATGCCTGGCTGAacagggtgtgggggtgcagggccggatgGTGGAGTGGCtatgcagggacacatggagacAGGTGAGCTATGCCTGGCTGAGGGAGGGTGCCGGGAAACACAGGGATGTGCAGAGATACCTAACTGAATGGGGAAtcggggtgcagggacacacagggcagatgtgcctgattaAATGGGAGAGGCAAGGGGTCAGCCAGCATCTGCATGGGGAAGACTCCACAACTCCCTAAcaatcacccccctccccacaaaaaaaaaaaaaatctgttccatacttctcccacccacacctaacaaccctccaggttcattcccaggctccttcccagcaattacttcccccTTCAGCTCTTCCATTACCCCtgacacccctcagaagcagtgcaaaggcctGGGGGCATTGAAATACGTTTCTGTATcgtaatttaaataaattgttactcaaagttctgtattaatactcatggtaaggaatctatttgtcaaaaaaaaattcctgagcCTTCTTTGTTGTCTATATTgttagacatacttgctgacaagtattttgaaataaattaccaaaataattgaaactgccATGATAGTGTGTTATTTTGATtagtaaaatatgcagaattttaaaatatcgtgcgcagaattttttttttttttttttggtgcagaatttccccaggagtaccTGTTgttaattctttcttttcttctcatTTAAAGTCAAACTGTTAAGTGGATGTTTTGTTCTTGTTTCTTTAGAAATCATAGAAATTTGGGCTGGAAAGAACCTCAAGAGGAGGTCAGTTTCCTGACTGTAGAATTTCACATCTTACATAGAAATTTGTTCTGCTAAGAAGCTACATCCTTACTGAAATAAAtacaaaactgataagcaaatTGCAAATGTAGCTAACACCACTTTCCATTAGAGTGAAGTTTCACAAGTCAAGAAGGCTGAAGTACTTTAACCAGGCTGTATTCCATCAGGGCTTGCAGTCTGAAGGAACTTAACACCTGAAAATTCCACCTTCACAAGGCTATTTTTCAAGATTTTAGCTTGTATGTATAAAAAGTTAACTGGGTTAATGTATTAAAAGTTAATAGATTTTCATTATTAGCAGCTAACTAATTTTGTTTTGAAGACAATTTTGTCTTAAATTTATTTCttaaatacaaatacaattttagCCCTTGATGCTGCAAACAAACCACATGagtagttctactgaagtcaatgaactaTTCAGCTATTCATGAGAGTCAATTTACATTCCTCCTTAAGTGTTTGCAGCATCAGGATTttagttttcaatatttttgtttttttcctatagCAGTTTTGTAATATTCAAAATAAGATACCCTACCAGGGGTGGCATGTTAAAAAACAGCATTTATAATTTAGTTCATTATAAATTTTGAAGTTGTAATAGCACAAGTTTTCAAGTTAGTTTTACAAAGCCTAAAAAAATCAAGTGATAAGTTGCTCTAACCTGTGCTggataataatttttttaatattaagaCAGAACTGTTCATTGATCATCAATTTCAAATAACTCTCCTCTCATTTGTAAGAATCTTGATCTCTTTTAACATGACCATTTTTGGAGCATGAAATAGGAATCAGGTAAAATGTTATTTTCATCCTATTAATTTTGTATTTGATTTCTTTAGACATTTACATAATGTAATTTACTACAGTTAGTGACTAAGCCCAGCATAAAAGACAACCTTATACAATACTGTAAACTAAGAGAAGAGAACTGGTCCTCAAGGTACAAGAGGAGTACTAGTAAGACTTTCACATTAGAATTTTAAGATAATTGTGTCATTAAGGGGTAAACTCACATGACCATAAATTCGGATTAGACATGAAGCTTCACTATCTGATCCACCTCACATGGTAATGGAAATTTACTCTTTAAAACCAGTAGTATAAGTACCTCTGGAAGTAAACATGCGGTCAATACCTCTCAACCATCCTTCATTTTACCGCTGTCCCATCACAGCCAGGGTCATCTACCTTGTATCCTTAAAAAATATTTACACGGAATTACAGAATTATAAAAATGACATTAATCAGCCCACATAATTTTAAGATTCCTGCATTTACTGTTTTTCCTTACGTTTGTTTGCAGGTCTTAAGGACTGGTAGGTTGAGAGGTATAaattgcattatacatcaagcaACATTAAAAGTTGTATGGCATCTTCAGTTAATGTAAAATACACCATTGAGGCAGTTTCATAATGTTATAATTGTCCCATCTTCTAAGGACTTTTTGTCTGGATCATGTATTTCATACTCCATGTTAACGCTGCCTGCTGAATGACATAAGTTTACTTCACTAAAAGGAATGAAACCATTTTGTGTTGAGTCATGAAGGAGTTCAATTTGCGTTAATGATTCCAGACTCTCATTGGTAGGGACAGCTTTTGGAATCTGCTGTGGCTCACCATTATCTTCAATAATGATGTCATCTTCATCACTGTCATCTTCTTCTGGATGGAAGTTCTGCAGTGTGTGTGGTGTGTAACCTGGAAGACTAGTATCAGTAGACTGACCTGAGCTCCCAGAAGTCCTACTGTTCCTAACAACATTATTTCGTTGATTTGCTGGTCTCACTGTAATGATCAGGTTACGGCTATTTGCAATCATCATGTCTGTAACTTGATCAAGACTCTTCCCTGAGACTTCTATTCCATTTACCTCCAGTACTTCATCATTAACAGCCAGTAAGCCTGTGCTTTGAGCCAGGCCTCCAGGAACAAGCCTGGATATGAAAATCCCTGGTACTTTCTCCAATCCATGTGGTGTTACTCTGACACTAGAGCCATCCCGTATATAGAATCCAAGTGGTTTGTCAGTTCCATATTTGTAAAGTCGCACCCTGCGATGGGTTTCTGGGAGAATATCCACATCAATAATAGACGACACCGGTCTGAAGTCTCGCGGCATGCTAATGACAATATGTGGTTTCTTTTTGTGGTTATCCGGACGCAACACATTTGATAAGACATTTTTCTTCCTTGTCATAGTATCCGTACCAAAGGCACTGTAGTCTGCATCTTCTGTAAAAAGACAGATACCATAAGTTGGTAATTAGTATAGTGTGGACTACTCTGTTCTACATAGCATGGCTATCAGTAAAGAAAGTTTTAGGCTGACAAGGTGCAAAATGTCTAGTAAAAAGTTGTCACCATGCTGTACCAGCAACAATTTTCTCTGTCAATGAGGTAATTATTCTAACATTAAATCAAGATAGTTTATTTTGTTAAAGTCACTTCACTTTacaatcaccaaagaaaagctaTTGTAAGTATttcaaaaaaaattaagcaaaatTAATAGTGTATTGGAGGAGGCAAGAATGAGAATCCAGCTGTTTTAAAACAAGATGTTTATCAAAAATAGTAGTgttgtctctctctccacacacacacacacacacttaaaattCTTATACAGAAAGCAATTCCATTTATTAAAAATTCTCCCTGCCTTTATGTTTCAGTTCACTGGAACAGAAAGAATGAAAAAGGTTCACTGGCTGCTTTCCCTATTATTGTCAAGTATCTGGATGCTAGCCAAGTGACCTGGATTCAATCTCCAGAAAGTTTAGTTCATTCCACACAATCCCATCCCTGCTCCTACACTGTGTAGGTAAAATCGCTGGTAATAAACTAAAAACAACAGACCCCGCACAGCAGGAAATACTTAAGGCAAGTGATGTAACCAATAGCCAATATTACAGCTTCCATAAtttggtttcagaggggtagctatgttagtctgtatcagtagaAACCAACgacttagtctctaaggtgccacaaggactcctagttgtttttcCATAATTTGGAGTGACAAGTGTCTGAATAGTTTATATTTGCTCAAGGGTtttttcttgggtttttttttttggggggggggggaggagaagcctacAAAACATAAGATGCACTAATTGGTTTTTACGGCAAAGAAAATTAGCTAGCTTTAGAACACTAAAATTACTTGTTAGTTCAGAAATACAAATGCAGTGTTCTtatagccatgtcggtcccaggatattagacataCAAGGTGAACGaagtaaaacatattacctcacacaTCTTTTCCCCTCTAACTTTAAACTTCACTAAATATGCATTTCATAGAAAACTTCTGTGGTTAAATCTTCGCATAGCATAATTCTCAAATGTTTTGATTATTCACAATCATATTTCACTAGGCTTACTTGGATTAACATTAGCACTTCTTCAATGTTATGCTATCATTTTGCCTCATTTTAAATACAAACATTTTATTCCCTTATAGAAAAACTGAAACCACTACATTGCTTTTCTACTTAGCACATGACCTTCTGGGACTAACTAGCCCTTGTTCCAGGGAGCTGGAATTTCTTTGTGCACGTTGTTGGTG
This window encodes:
- the PARD6B gene encoding partitioning defective 6 homolog beta, whose translation is MNRTHRSAGGSRGLGTMEVKSKFGAEFRRFSLERTKPGKFEEFYGLLQHVHKIPNVEVLVGYIDIHGDLLPINNDDNYHKAVSTANPLLRIFIQRKEDADYSAFGTDTMTRKKNVLSNVLRPDNHKKKPHIVISMPRDFRPVSSIIDVDILPETHRRVRLYKYGTDKPLGFYIRDGSSVRVTPHGLEKVPGIFISRLVPGGLAQSTGLLAVNDEVLEVNGIEVSGKSLDQVTDMMIANSRNLIITVRPANQRNNVVRNSRTSGSSGQSTDTSLPGYTPHTLQNFHPEEDDSDEDDIIIEDNGEPQQIPKAVPTNESLESLTQIELLHDSTQNGFIPFSEVNLCHSAGSVNMEYEIHDPDKKSLEDGTIITL